One window of Paenibacillus sp. JQZ6Y-1 genomic DNA carries:
- a CDS encoding DUF2961 domain-containing protein translates to MKEPINEAQYILHTEAGGAISDLVDADTAPSVSAGIDSLLRLELLPRLRNNVQVRYEGSIDKQGFNADWDWWLYKEGKEWVIFDVDGPGCIYNLVQHRYPDSEEPTFFFYFDGEEEPRFQIRHSEFGQKAPFTAPLADQYMGPDDNGRGPIRVVRSFVPMPFARSCRITTDIRLKGAAKGDGGWGHVMYHTYTSAQGIQTFTGTEDDSELLNQWTHVGDDPKPQVEGETVTLEQLQLSAGQTVTVLKQDEPGSIVSIQARWQEDSTVEIPKQLLHDIWIVAHWDDHEQPDVECPLGAFFGNELGYNRIGILSHGQREDGQWYQYLPMPYWSGAHIQLDNRGSEDVAFAQWNIRYTTANAHLYPQQDTGYFRTSAYYPLQASHGQDSIIGRITGRGHMVAGQVTAIARTPGIISCEGDVRVYIDGNATPQVESDGSESWVNYGWGFPTPPEMNPATAYDGLPDNPWSMVRLCSGDCYPFRQELVFGIEAGEFNNQYLRHSGILFYYGQDEVGMVLTDELDVGNKASEGIHEYRTQGSRGYYTLESSYEGDADDVLITSTGHETEGWSQFTVAVSPNNAGVRLRRRSDQMIGRQRAIVYVDDQQVQERSWYVADRNSYKRWLDDEFEIPSAYTVGKEQLTIRLEYVQEGETRVWNEFYYWVYSLK, encoded by the coding sequence ATGAAGGAGCCTATAAACGAAGCACAGTATATTTTGCATACAGAAGCAGGGGGAGCAATCTCTGATCTAGTAGATGCAGACACAGCTCCATCTGTGTCTGCCGGTATCGACAGCTTGCTGCGCTTGGAGCTGCTGCCTCGCCTGCGAAATAACGTACAGGTGCGTTATGAAGGTAGTATCGACAAGCAGGGCTTCAATGCCGATTGGGATTGGTGGCTGTACAAGGAAGGCAAGGAATGGGTGATCTTCGATGTGGATGGACCGGGCTGTATTTATAATCTGGTGCAGCATCGGTATCCCGACAGTGAGGAGCCGACGTTTTTCTTTTATTTTGATGGAGAAGAAGAACCTCGTTTTCAGATTCGGCATTCGGAGTTTGGGCAGAAGGCTCCGTTTACCGCACCGCTGGCAGATCAGTATATGGGACCGGATGACAATGGAAGGGGACCGATTCGGGTGGTGCGTAGTTTTGTGCCGATGCCATTTGCCCGATCCTGCCGGATTACGACGGATATTCGCCTGAAGGGTGCTGCCAAAGGGGATGGTGGCTGGGGGCATGTGATGTACCATACGTATACCAGCGCGCAGGGTATCCAGACCTTCACCGGAACCGAGGATGATAGCGAACTGTTGAATCAGTGGACTCATGTAGGCGATGACCCTAAGCCGCAGGTGGAAGGTGAAACGGTAACCTTGGAGCAGTTGCAGCTTTCTGCGGGGCAGACAGTCACTGTGCTGAAGCAGGACGAGCCGGGCAGTATTGTATCCATTCAGGCACGCTGGCAGGAGGATTCCACCGTAGAGATTCCGAAGCAACTGCTGCACGACATCTGGATTGTGGCGCACTGGGACGATCATGAGCAGCCAGATGTGGAATGTCCGTTAGGGGCTTTTTTTGGCAATGAATTGGGGTATAACCGGATTGGAATTTTGTCGCATGGGCAGCGCGAAGATGGGCAGTGGTATCAGTATTTACCGATGCCGTATTGGAGCGGGGCGCACATCCAGTTAGATAATCGGGGGAGTGAGGATGTGGCGTTTGCCCAGTGGAACATCCGGTATACAACGGCAAATGCACATCTGTATCCACAGCAGGATACTGGCTATTTCCGCACGTCTGCATATTATCCACTGCAAGCGAGTCATGGACAGGACAGTATTATCGGGCGGATTACTGGGCGTGGGCATATGGTAGCAGGGCAGGTGACGGCAATCGCGCGTACACCGGGCATCATTAGCTGTGAAGGGGATGTACGCGTCTATATCGACGGTAATGCGACCCCGCAGGTGGAGAGTGACGGTTCGGAGAGTTGGGTGAATTACGGCTGGGGCTTTCCAACGCCGCCGGAGATGAATCCAGCTACCGCTTATGATGGGTTGCCGGACAATCCATGGTCGATGGTGCGGCTGTGCAGTGGTGATTGTTATCCATTTCGGCAGGAACTGGTATTTGGGATCGAAGCGGGGGAGTTTAACAATCAGTATTTGCGACATTCGGGTATTTTGTTTTACTACGGACAGGATGAAGTCGGCATGGTGCTGACGGATGAACTGGATGTAGGTAATAAAGCATCCGAAGGCATTCACGAGTATCGGACGCAGGGCAGCCGAGGGTATTACACGCTGGAATCCAGCTACGAAGGCGATGCGGACGACGTGCTTATAACGAGTACAGGGCATGAAACGGAAGGGTGGAGTCAATTCACGGTAGCGGTATCGCCAAACAATGCCGGAGTGCGACTACGCCGACGCTCTGACCAGATGATTGGGCGGCAACGTGCGATTGTGTATGTGGATGATCAGCAGGTGCAGGAGCGTAGCTGGTATGTTGCTGACCGCAATTCGTATAAACGCTGGCTGGATGACGAGTTTGAGATTCCGTCTGCGTATACAGTAGGCAAGGAGCAATTGACGATTCGGCTGGAATATGTGCAGGAGGGTGAGACACGGGTTTGGAATGAATTTTACTATTGGGTTTACAGTTTGAAATGA
- a CDS encoding MATE family efflux transporter, translating to MMEEAIRWKWGHRVLDRYFSGATMHYRQIIALFIPILIDQAFIMGLNLINTAMISAAGVSAVSAVNMIDSLNIFLFSIFIAVATGGTVVVAQYKGNGNVKKVSEASSSAVSVVTLLGIVVGIFGIALHVPLLNLLFGSAEADVMSHARTYLIGSCISFAGIAIVEAICGALRGVGSTRASLMLSLIMNVLYVLLNFLFIHGLGLGVLGMTIALNIARYGGAACALYYLFKMDINLKVRMRELFKVKWEMFRKILFIGFPFATEQMFFNGGKILTQIFIVGMGTYAIAVNAICSALAGAMQIPANALSLTVITVVGICIGSGNVQEARKFTKSFLVLSSLSFIVMGLIILPLFHPLISLFDPPAEIVDEIFIVLLVNTLVQIPLWSISFITPSALRAAGDAKFTSMISMLSMWLFRVVMGYILGVVMGWGVLGVWLAMDLEWGVRGAIFLKRFYGNKWLQHRII from the coding sequence ATGATGGAAGAAGCAATACGCTGGAAATGGGGGCATCGGGTACTGGATCGGTATTTCTCCGGGGCTACGATGCATTACAGACAGATCATCGCGCTGTTCATTCCGATTTTGATCGACCAAGCGTTTATTATGGGACTCAATCTGATCAATACGGCGATGATCAGTGCTGCCGGAGTATCGGCGGTCAGTGCGGTCAATATGATCGACTCGCTGAATATTTTCCTGTTTAGTATCTTTATCGCGGTCGCTACAGGCGGTACAGTTGTGGTCGCTCAGTACAAGGGCAATGGCAATGTGAAAAAGGTGTCCGAAGCGAGCTCAAGCGCCGTCTCGGTCGTTACCTTACTTGGTATCGTGGTCGGTATCTTCGGTATCGCGCTGCATGTGCCGCTACTGAATTTGCTATTTGGCTCGGCGGAAGCGGATGTCATGAGTCATGCGCGAACGTATCTGATCGGTAGCTGTATTTCGTTTGCAGGGATTGCGATTGTAGAAGCGATTTGCGGAGCGCTACGCGGCGTGGGTAGTACGCGTGCGTCGCTCATGCTCTCACTGATTATGAATGTGCTGTACGTGCTGCTTAACTTCCTATTTATTCACGGATTGGGATTGGGTGTGCTCGGCATGACGATTGCGCTGAATATCGCTCGTTATGGCGGAGCAGCCTGTGCGCTGTATTATCTGTTCAAAATGGACATCAATCTCAAGGTGCGCATGCGCGAGCTGTTCAAGGTGAAGTGGGAAATGTTCCGCAAAATCCTCTTTATCGGCTTCCCGTTTGCGACGGAGCAGATGTTCTTTAACGGCGGTAAAATTCTGACGCAGATCTTTATTGTCGGCATGGGTACGTATGCGATTGCGGTCAATGCGATCTGTTCAGCACTTGCTGGAGCGATGCAAATTCCTGCCAATGCGCTGTCGCTGACTGTCATTACCGTAGTCGGTATCTGTATTGGTAGTGGCAATGTGCAGGAGGCGCGCAAATTTACGAAATCGTTTCTGGTGCTATCGTCACTGTCGTTTATCGTGATGGGGCTGATTATTTTACCGTTGTTCCATCCGCTAATTTCGCTGTTTGATCCACCAGCGGAGATCGTGGACGAGATCTTTATCGTACTGCTGGTCAATACGCTGGTGCAGATTCCGCTATGGTCCATTTCGTTTATTACGCCATCTGCCTTGCGAGCGGCGGGCGATGCCAAGTTTACCTCGATGATCTCCATGCTATCGATGTGGCTGTTCCGCGTGGTCATGGGTTACATTCTTGGTGTCGTGATGGGCTGGGGTGTACTCGGCGTCTGGCTGGCAATGGATCTGGAGTGGGGCGTACGGGGAGCAATCTTCCTCAAGCGATTCTACGGGAACAAGTGGCTACAGCATCGAATCATTTAG
- a CDS encoding SpoVR family protein, whose product MMESEIQQLEQSVEQLTQSALSHGLDFFPMRYQFCPSEVLYSIGAYGMPTRFAHWSFGKAYHRMKSEYDHGLSKIYELVINSDPCYAFLLDSNTLLQNKLIVAHVLGHSDFFKNNAMFRGTDRQMVDRMAVFADRMEHFGQEYGMDEVEAFLDAGIAIQEHVDPYVRFGGDGGFRELDGSVKDMIGFVAARSRYLEEWQREILHMLRAEMLYFWPQMETKIMNEGWASYWHLKLVRELDLSDSEVVEFAKMNAGVIQPSSGRINPYYLGLMMLRHIERREGTEALFEIREIESDVSFIRNYLTRELAEEMDLFVFQKEQQVYRVTANSVNEIKEQLIRSRTNGGFPYITVKDDDLHGRGELLLHHRFDGMELDRKYIERTLPLVFKLWGRTVHLITMTGGKEKTYVYDGNELVG is encoded by the coding sequence ATTATGGAGAGCGAGATTCAACAGCTGGAGCAGTCGGTGGAGCAGCTGACACAATCAGCGCTATCGCATGGACTGGACTTTTTCCCGATGCGGTATCAGTTTTGCCCGTCAGAGGTGTTATATTCCATCGGTGCCTACGGGATGCCGACCCGATTTGCGCATTGGAGCTTCGGCAAGGCGTATCATCGGATGAAGTCAGAATATGATCATGGATTAAGCAAAATCTATGAGCTGGTGATCAACTCCGATCCGTGCTATGCCTTTCTGCTGGACAGCAATACCCTGCTGCAAAATAAGCTCATCGTCGCCCATGTACTAGGGCATAGCGACTTTTTCAAAAACAATGCCATGTTCCGCGGCACTGACCGTCAGATGGTGGATCGGATGGCGGTTTTCGCCGACCGAATGGAACACTTTGGGCAGGAATATGGCATGGATGAAGTGGAAGCGTTTCTCGATGCAGGCATTGCGATTCAGGAGCATGTCGATCCGTATGTACGCTTTGGCGGAGATGGCGGCTTTCGTGAATTGGATGGATCAGTCAAGGATATGATCGGCTTTGTTGCTGCACGCAGTCGGTATTTAGAGGAATGGCAGCGTGAGATTCTGCATATGCTGCGCGCAGAGATGCTGTACTTTTGGCCGCAAATGGAGACGAAGATCATGAATGAGGGTTGGGCGAGCTACTGGCATCTAAAGCTGGTAAGGGAGCTGGATCTGAGCGATTCGGAAGTGGTCGAATTTGCCAAAATGAATGCAGGTGTCATCCAACCCTCATCCGGGCGGATCAACCCCTACTATCTCGGTCTGATGATGCTGCGCCATATTGAGCGCCGCGAAGGGACGGAGGCGCTGTTTGAGATTCGGGAGATCGAATCGGATGTATCGTTTATCCGCAACTATCTGACGCGCGAGCTGGCGGAGGAGATGGATTTGTTCGTTTTTCAAAAAGAGCAGCAGGTGTATCGTGTGACCGCCAACAGTGTGAATGAAATTAAGGAGCAACTGATCCGCTCGCGCACCAACGGCGGCTTTCCCTACATTACGGTCAAGGACGATGATCTGCATGGACGTGGTGAGCTGCTGCTGCATCATCGATTTGACGGGATGGAGCTGGATCGCAAGTATATCGAGCGCACATTGCCGCTAGTGTTCAAGCTATGGGGACGTACGGTACATCTGATAACGATGACGGGTGGCAAGGAAAAGACGTATGTCTATGATGGTAACGAGTTAGTTGGCTGA
- the yhbH gene encoding sporulation protein YhbH, translated as MDNRLFVLSQDDWSLHRKGEMDQERHKRKVKEAIRQNLADLVSEESIIMPQGDKMVKVPIRSLDEPRFRYNYNDEPQVGQGQGGTQVGDVVGQADPNGQPGAPGSGPGQGGREAGDQPGVDYYEAELSIDELAELVFEDLKLPRLKPKAAQEMMVDDIRFDDVRKQGMVSNIDKRRTLFEAIKRQALNGGLAGVPGSTAIPSSSGISIGSPSADTAPTPVLGPIIGDDVRYKTWEDIHKPQSSAVVLAMMDTSGSMGTFEKYVARSFFFWMVRFLRTKYEHVNIRFLAHSTEAKEVDEESFFHKGESGGTKCSSVYELALKLIHDEYPPDLFNTYAFHFSDGDNLSSDNPQTIQCARQLLEQVNMLGYGEIRQRGYGSYGSRQLWDSLGKLDSPAFVQALLQDKDDVFNTLKAFFGDEIAS; from the coding sequence ATGGATAATCGTCTGTTCGTGCTGTCGCAAGATGACTGGTCCCTTCACCGTAAAGGCGAAATGGATCAGGAACGACATAAACGCAAGGTAAAAGAAGCAATTCGCCAAAACCTTGCCGATCTGGTGAGTGAGGAATCGATCATCATGCCACAGGGCGATAAAATGGTCAAAGTGCCTATTCGCAGTCTAGATGAGCCGCGCTTTCGCTATAATTACAACGATGAACCGCAGGTTGGGCAGGGGCAAGGCGGTACGCAGGTAGGCGATGTAGTCGGGCAAGCTGATCCCAACGGTCAACCCGGAGCACCCGGCAGTGGTCCGGGGCAAGGTGGACGCGAAGCGGGCGACCAGCCGGGCGTCGATTATTACGAAGCTGAGCTGTCGATCGACGAGCTGGCAGAGCTAGTATTTGAAGACTTGAAGCTGCCGCGATTGAAGCCCAAGGCAGCGCAGGAGATGATGGTCGATGACATTCGATTCGACGATGTGCGCAAGCAAGGCATGGTGTCCAATATCGACAAGCGCCGTACTCTATTCGAAGCGATCAAACGGCAGGCGCTAAACGGCGGGCTTGCAGGCGTACCGGGTTCAACTGCCATTCCTTCTAGCAGCGGCATATCCATTGGCAGCCCTAGTGCGGATACAGCTCCCACGCCTGTACTTGGTCCGATTATCGGCGATGATGTGCGCTACAAAACATGGGAAGACATCCATAAGCCGCAATCGTCTGCGGTGGTACTGGCAATGATGGATACGTCCGGCTCGATGGGAACATTTGAAAAGTATGTCGCCCGCAGCTTCTTTTTCTGGATGGTGCGCTTTTTACGTACAAAGTACGAACATGTGAATATCCGCTTTCTAGCGCATTCTACAGAGGCTAAGGAAGTAGACGAGGAGTCCTTTTTCCACAAAGGCGAAAGCGGCGGCACCAAATGCTCATCCGTGTATGAGCTAGCGCTCAAGCTGATTCACGATGAGTATCCGCCTGATCTGTTCAATACGTATGCTTTTCACTTTTCCGATGGTGATAATCTGAGTAGCGACAATCCGCAGACGATTCAATGCGCTCGGCAGCTACTAGAGCAGGTGAATATGCTGGGCTATGGCGAGATTCGTCAGCGCGGGTATGGTAGCTATGGCAGTCGGCAGCTGTGGGATTCGCTAGGCAAGCTAGATTCGCCCGCCTTTGTACAGGCATTGCTGCAAGACAAGGACGATGTATTCAACACGCTAAAAGCCTTTTTCGGTGATGAGATCGCCAGTTGA
- a CDS encoding PrkA family serine protein kinase, with amino-acid sequence MTFLDKLMAYRDQEHDLHWEGTFLDYLRLVKEHPHIAGTAHERVYRMIEHAGITELGDGRREYQFFSGTLFGLEDAIQLLVEEYFRPAAQRLDVRKRLLLLMGPVSGGKSTLVTLLKNGLEQFTRTPEGAVYAIQGCPMQEEPLHLIPRELRKEFGNEYGVHIEGDLCPVCRMKLEHEYGGRIEEMPVERVLFSESGRRGIGTFAPSDPKSQDIADLTGSIDFSTITQYGSESDPRAYRFDGELNKANRGLMEFQEILKCDEKFLWNLLSLTQEGNFKAGRFALISADELIIAHTNETEYRTFISNKKNEALHSRMIVMRVPYNLKVTQEERIYQKLVDASGLNHQVHLAPGALGTASIFTVLSRLKEPKKPGIDHIKKMALYDGTQVDGIKSGEVEELHREHQDEGMSGVDPRYVINRISSALIKGNKPCINALDVLRSLKEGLDHHPSITKDERERLLNLITTARREYDHRAKTEVQRAFVYSFEESAHTMLNNYLDNVEAYCSGHKMPDPITSEEHDPDEKLMRSIEEQIGITENQKRAFREEILIKISSFARRGRKFEYTSHEPLKDAIEKKLFTDLKDVIKITTSSMNPDETQVKRMNEVSRRLIEHHGYCAVCANDLMKYVGSLLNR; translated from the coding sequence ATGACATTCTTGGACAAATTAATGGCCTACCGGGATCAGGAGCATGATCTCCACTGGGAGGGCACATTTCTCGACTACCTCAGACTGGTGAAGGAGCATCCGCATATTGCTGGTACGGCGCATGAACGCGTCTATCGGATGATCGAACATGCAGGCATCACTGAGCTGGGGGACGGACGGCGAGAATATCAATTTTTTAGCGGTACGCTGTTTGGGTTGGAGGATGCGATTCAATTGCTGGTGGAAGAATATTTTCGCCCAGCAGCACAGCGGCTGGATGTACGTAAACGGCTACTGTTACTAATGGGACCCGTCAGTGGTGGTAAATCGACACTCGTTACCCTACTCAAAAACGGTCTGGAACAATTCACTCGAACTCCAGAAGGTGCGGTCTATGCGATACAGGGTTGCCCGATGCAGGAGGAACCGCTTCATCTCATTCCGCGCGAATTGCGCAAGGAATTTGGCAACGAATATGGTGTGCATATCGAAGGCGATCTTTGCCCGGTATGTCGCATGAAGCTGGAACACGAATATGGCGGACGCATCGAGGAAATGCCTGTCGAACGAGTACTCTTTTCCGAAAGCGGACGCCGTGGAATCGGCACCTTCGCCCCATCTGATCCCAAATCACAGGATATTGCCGACCTAACAGGCAGTATCGACTTCTCCACCATCACCCAATACGGTTCCGAATCCGATCCGCGCGCCTACCGTTTTGACGGTGAGCTGAACAAGGCGAATCGCGGTCTGATGGAATTCCAAGAAATTCTGAAATGTGATGAGAAATTTCTCTGGAATCTATTGTCGTTGACTCAGGAAGGCAATTTCAAAGCGGGACGCTTCGCCCTCATATCCGCCGACGAATTAATCATCGCCCACACCAACGAAACGGAATATCGCACCTTCATCTCCAATAAAAAGAACGAAGCCCTCCATTCTCGCATGATCGTCATGCGTGTTCCCTACAATCTCAAAGTTACGCAAGAAGAACGCATTTACCAGAAGCTCGTTGACGCTTCCGGCTTGAATCATCAGGTTCACCTCGCCCCTGGCGCTCTCGGTACCGCTTCGATCTTCACTGTACTTTCGCGTCTCAAGGAACCAAAAAAGCCCGGCATTGATCACATCAAAAAAATGGCACTCTACGACGGCACACAGGTCGATGGTATCAAATCCGGCGAGGTCGAGGAGCTACACCGCGAACATCAGGACGAAGGCATGTCTGGCGTCGATCCACGCTATGTGATCAATCGTATCTCCAGCGCCTTGATCAAGGGCAACAAGCCGTGTATTAACGCACTGGATGTACTGCGTTCACTCAAGGAAGGGCTGGATCATCATCCGTCGATTACAAAGGACGAGCGCGAGCGTCTGCTCAATCTGATCACCACCGCCCGCCGTGAATACGACCATCGCGCCAAAACGGAAGTGCAGCGCGCGTTTGTCTATTCCTTTGAAGAATCAGCACATACGATGCTGAACAATTATCTCGACAATGTAGAAGCGTATTGCAGCGGTCACAAAATGCCCGATCCCATCACCAGTGAGGAGCATGATCCCGATGAGAAGCTGATGCGCTCCATCGAAGAACAGATTGGCATTACAGAGAATCAGAAACGAGCGTTCCGCGAAGAAATTTTGATCAAAATCTCCTCCTTCGCCCGTCGTGGTCGCAAATTTGAATACACCTCCCATGAACCACTCAAAGATGCGATTGAGAAAAAGTTGTTCACCGACCTCAAGGACGTGATCAAAATTACAACCTCGTCTATGAATCCTGACGAAACGCAGGTAAAACGTATGAATGAAGTGTCTCGCCGTCTGATCGAACATCATGGCTACTGTGCAGTATGCGCCAACGATCTGATGAAATACGTCGGCAGTCTGCTTAACCGGTAA
- a CDS encoding DUF1304 domain-containing protein: MLSILAGIMVALVAIEHLYILVMEMFLWTTPRVMKTFGTTPELAQSTSSMAANQGLYNGFLAAGLIWSLLHPNADVAHQLAIFFLVCVIVAALYGGLSVKRSILLMQGLPAVIALLLVLVS, from the coding sequence ATGCTTTCCATTTTGGCAGGCATTATGGTCGCGCTTGTGGCAATTGAGCATTTGTATATTTTGGTGATGGAGATGTTTTTGTGGACCACGCCGCGCGTGATGAAGACGTTTGGCACAACGCCGGAGCTGGCACAATCCACCTCGTCGATGGCGGCAAATCAAGGGCTGTACAACGGTTTTCTTGCGGCAGGCTTGATCTGGTCGTTGCTACATCCAAATGCTGACGTTGCGCATCAGCTGGCGATCTTTTTCCTAGTCTGTGTTATTGTGGCGGCGCTGTACGGCGGGCTGAGTGTAAAACGCTCCATTCTGTTGATGCAGGGATTGCCAGCAGTGATCGCCCTGCTTCTCGTGCTGGTCAGCTGA
- a CDS encoding DUF5123 domain-containing protein, giving the protein MRNTRIQRRTTWITIAIIAGLLLLTAWMLQSRVSEQAYAASATHYVAPTGKDTGNGTLQSPWRTLQYAADHAEAGSTVYIRSGTYRERLYITRSGSASAGNIIFKNYTNEHPILDGTGLKVDGIQGLIELNNASYITIEGISVRNYTTTQRDQVPVGIYVHGAGKQISLLNNNVYNIRNTATPTGNDLAGRDAHGIAVYGTAAPASIQQLNISGNELYNLVLGSSEAMVINGNVERFNVSGNSVHDSDNIGIDVIGYEGTSPDDKYDTARNGRITGNTVYNISANQNPSYGKKLPNNCNCAGGIYVDGGKHIVIERNTSYGNDIGIELASEHKGKVTQGITVRSNVVYQNRYTGIAFGGYDEDRGTTTGSVMINNTLYGNDTLSNESGDGAGQLLIQYGTSGNTVLNNIMVSSASGVLIRNDYPSTNNKVDYNLYALSGNADTAYWSWQEHTYEGLASYQKGSKQDAHSMQTAPQLVDPVKANFHLQSTSPARQSGIWNDILKGAFDRDGKIYAPSSSVTIGAYQ; this is encoded by the coding sequence ATGCGCAACACGAGAATACAACGGAGAACTACATGGATAACTATAGCCATTATAGCGGGACTATTACTGCTGACTGCATGGATGCTGCAATCCAGAGTATCGGAGCAAGCCTATGCAGCATCGGCTACTCATTATGTCGCGCCTACAGGTAAGGATACTGGTAATGGCACATTGCAATCGCCGTGGCGCACGCTGCAATACGCTGCCGATCATGCCGAAGCTGGCAGCACCGTCTATATTCGCTCTGGCACTTATCGCGAACGACTGTATATTACGCGCTCCGGTTCGGCGAGTGCGGGCAATATAATATTTAAAAATTATACAAACGAGCATCCTATTCTGGATGGAACAGGTCTGAAAGTGGACGGTATACAGGGATTGATCGAGCTGAACAATGCCAGCTATATTACTATCGAAGGGATATCCGTGCGTAACTACACGACGACTCAACGTGATCAGGTCCCGGTCGGCATCTATGTGCATGGCGCTGGGAAACAGATCAGTCTGCTCAACAATAATGTATACAATATCCGCAATACGGCTACACCGACAGGTAATGATTTGGCAGGGCGGGATGCGCATGGCATCGCTGTATACGGCACAGCAGCACCTGCGTCTATTCAGCAGTTGAATATTAGCGGCAATGAGCTGTACAATCTGGTGCTTGGTTCTAGCGAAGCAATGGTGATCAACGGCAATGTGGAGCGATTTAATGTTTCTGGGAATAGTGTGCATGACAGCGACAATATCGGGATCGATGTGATCGGCTATGAAGGTACATCACCGGACGACAAATACGATACCGCACGCAATGGTCGCATCACCGGCAATACCGTCTACAACATCTCAGCTAACCAGAACCCCTCCTATGGCAAAAAGCTGCCTAACAACTGCAATTGCGCAGGTGGCATCTATGTGGACGGTGGCAAACACATTGTCATTGAGCGTAATACCAGCTATGGGAACGACATTGGTATTGAGCTGGCATCGGAGCATAAAGGGAAAGTGACGCAGGGGATCACCGTACGCAGCAATGTCGTATACCAGAATCGATATACGGGCATCGCATTTGGCGGGTATGACGAGGATCGCGGTACGACAACTGGCTCGGTCATGATTAACAACACGCTGTATGGCAATGATACCCTATCCAATGAGAGCGGCGACGGAGCTGGACAGCTATTGATTCAGTATGGCACGTCTGGCAATACAGTACTCAATAACATTATGGTATCGTCCGCATCCGGCGTGCTGATTCGCAACGATTATCCATCCACCAACAACAAAGTGGATTACAATCTCTACGCCTTGAGCGGCAATGCCGATACCGCGTATTGGAGCTGGCAGGAGCATACGTATGAAGGGTTGGCATCGTATCAAAAAGGGAGTAAGCAGGATGCCCATTCTATGCAGACAGCGCCGCAATTGGTCGATCCGGTCAAAGCGAATTTTCATCTGCAATCTACTTCACCAGCACGTCAAAGTGGAATCTGGAACGATATCCTCAAAGGCGCCTTCGACCGCGACGGCAAAATTTACGCACCATCATCCAGCGTCACCATTGGTGCTTACCAATGA
- a CDS encoding NAD(P)-dependent oxidoreductase: MNPAETAVGFIGIGVMGKSMARHLKKAGYPLHVYTRTASSAQELVDEGATWHESPGKLASASNVIITMVGYPQDVEDIYLGEDGILNRAASGSYVIDMTTSSPQLAQRIAELAKDKGIHAFDAPVSGGDVGAREARLSIMVGGEQESFAAIQPLLETMGTNIVLQGGPGAGQHTKMCNQIAIASNMLGVCEALAYAKFAGLDAETVLKSIATGAAGSWSLSNLGPRMIQGDFEPGFYVKHFIKDMGIALNSAKEMGLDTPGLALAESVYQQLSQQGYDEKGTQVLYKYFTAQFQ, encoded by the coding sequence ATGAATCCGGCAGAAACAGCAGTAGGTTTTATCGGTATTGGTGTGATGGGCAAAAGCATGGCACGTCATCTCAAGAAGGCGGGCTATCCGCTGCATGTGTATACACGCACAGCATCCTCCGCGCAGGAACTGGTGGATGAAGGCGCAACTTGGCATGAATCGCCAGGCAAGCTGGCATCCGCAAGCAATGTCATCATCACGATGGTTGGCTATCCGCAGGATGTCGAAGATATTTATCTAGGAGAAGACGGTATTCTGAATCGTGCCGCATCCGGTTCGTATGTGATTGATATGACCACTTCCAGTCCACAGCTCGCACAGCGCATTGCTGAACTGGCAAAGGATAAGGGCATTCACGCCTTTGACGCTCCGGTATCAGGCGGAGATGTGGGCGCACGTGAAGCCCGTCTGTCGATCATGGTCGGTGGCGAACAAGAATCCTTTGCCGCTATTCAGCCATTACTAGAAACGATGGGGACTAACATCGTGCTACAAGGTGGTCCAGGTGCGGGTCAGCATACGAAAATGTGTAACCAGATCGCCATCGCCTCCAATATGCTCGGCGTATGTGAAGCACTGGCATATGCCAAATTTGCGGGTCTGGATGCTGAAACGGTATTAAAAAGCATCGCTACTGGCGCAGCAGGCAGCTGGTCACTTAGCAACCTCGGTCCGCGCATGATCCAAGGCGATTTTGAGCCGGGCTTTTATGTGAAGCATTTTATTAAGGATATGGGCATTGCACTGAACTCGGCAAAAGAAATGGGCTTGGATACGCCAGGATTGGCGCTGGCAGAATCGGTATATCAGCAGCTATCCCAGCAAGGCTATGATGAAAAGGGTACACAGGTGCTGTACAAATATTTCACAGCACAGTTTCAATAA